Proteins from a single region of Corylus avellana chromosome ca11, CavTom2PMs-1.0:
- the LOC132166351 gene encoding uncharacterized protein LOC132166351, which yields MATNLISFRATRIGACAIPSNRRPDPNNRKTVSSANWWTPLFGWSSEPDYIDSGRKEKIQDGSENPEHKSDPDLDRKPMRSRYAPGCFTEEKARQLRLKTMETETFHDAMYHSAIASRLASDFNDRSDL from the coding sequence ATGGCGACGAATCTCATCTCCTTCCGAGCCACCAGGATCGGGGCGTGTGCTATTCCGAGTAACCGGAGACCCGACCCGAACAACCGCAAAACCGTTTCCTCCGCCAACTGGTGGACCCCGCTCTTCGGGTGGTCGTCCGAGCCCGACTACATTGATTCTGGAAGAAAAGAGAAGATCCAAGACGGCTCGGAGAATCCGGAGCACAAATCGGACCCCGATCTGGACCGGAAGCCCATGCGTTCCCGGTACGCTCCGGGTTGCTTCACGGAGGAGAAGGCGAGGCAGCTCCGGTTGAAGACCATGGAAACGGAGACGTTTCACGACGCCATGTACCACTCCGCCATCGCCTCCCGCCTCGCCTCCGATTTCAACGACCGCTCAGATCTCTGA